A portion of the Oxynema aestuarii AP17 genome contains these proteins:
- a CDS encoding glycosyltransferase family 4 protein, with the protein MIRFELVQRIQKTTGWERIIARNYWFQEQAVQCLKTLTPQLNCRPTLFAYSYAALELFRYAKSRGWHTILGQIDPGPVEEKLVLEEHSRYPHYQSIWQPAPPHYWDSWREECSLADRIVVNSPWSSQALQQASIPANKIDVVPLAYEPPEQARDFVRTYPPAFSVERRLRVLFLGQVILRKGIAALLEAAKLLRDQPIEFWLVGSPGIARSQPEQERVQWIGTVPRSAVVEYYQKADIFVFPTLSDGFGLTQLEAQAWKLPVVASRFCGEVVKDRVNGLTLQEVTGEAIADALLFCLNHPHQLEMFSQQSTNTTCFSLSQLQHHLQSVPHAPI; encoded by the coding sequence TTGATTCGCTTTGAACTGGTTCAACGCATCCAAAAAACAACTGGATGGGAACGCATTATCGCCCGTAACTACTGGTTCCAAGAACAGGCAGTCCAGTGTCTCAAGACCCTCACCCCTCAACTTAACTGTCGCCCCACCCTGTTTGCTTACAGTTACGCCGCCTTAGAACTATTCCGCTACGCCAAGTCTAGAGGCTGGCACACTATTTTAGGACAAATCGATCCCGGACCCGTTGAGGAAAAATTGGTTCTAGAGGAACATTCGAGATATCCTCACTATCAATCTATCTGGCAACCTGCACCACCCCACTACTGGGACAGTTGGCGGGAAGAATGTTCACTGGCCGATCGTATTGTGGTGAATTCGCCCTGGTCAAGTCAAGCCTTACAGCAAGCGAGTATCCCTGCCAACAAAATTGATGTTGTTCCCCTTGCCTACGAACCCCCCGAACAAGCCCGTGACTTCGTACGAACTTACCCTCCGGCTTTCTCCGTCGAACGCCGACTAAGAGTGCTGTTTCTCGGTCAAGTAATTTTGCGCAAGGGTATCGCTGCACTGCTAGAAGCGGCCAAACTACTGCGCGACCAGCCTATAGAATTCTGGCTAGTCGGTTCCCCAGGCATCGCCAGATCCCAACCCGAACAGGAACGGGTGCAATGGATTGGTACCGTTCCTCGCAGTGCCGTAGTTGAATACTACCAAAAGGCAGACATTTTCGTGTTTCCAACCCTTTCAGATGGTTTTGGACTAACTCAACTTGAAGCCCAGGCTTGGAAACTGCCAGTTGTTGCGTCCAGATTTTGTGGTGAAGTCGTGAAAGATCGAGTAAATGGGTTGACTTTACAAGAGGTTACAGGAGAAGCGATCGCCGATGCTCTGTTATTTTGTCTCAACCATCCCCATCAACTAGAAATGTTTTCCCAACAATCCACCAATACTACTTGTTTCAGCCTGTCGCAATTGCAGCACCATCTCCAAAGCGTACCCCATGCCCCTATTTGA
- a CDS encoding class I SAM-dependent methyltransferase has product MKSALVKILGFPATLIHGDTLVLDRWLWLKERLPQTSTSDKLIDIGCGTGAFTIGAALLGYEALGLSWDERNQSVAKQRALLCGAKSANFEVLDVRKLDRRQDLIAQFDLAISLEVIEHILDDRKLMRDIANCLKPGGRLLLTTPNYDYKPITAMDKGPFPTVETGWHVRKGYTEASLINLCKEAGFVVDSISFCSGFFSQKTTFFFRFFSKIHPLLGWSFILPLRGLPPLVDPVVTKLLHWPEFSICLEAHKPNETEA; this is encoded by the coding sequence ATGAAATCTGCATTAGTTAAAATCTTAGGTTTTCCTGCAACCCTTATTCATGGGGATACACTTGTATTAGATCGCTGGCTTTGGTTAAAAGAACGGTTACCACAAACTTCTACTTCTGATAAACTTATTGATATAGGTTGTGGTACAGGTGCCTTCACGATTGGTGCTGCTTTGTTAGGTTATGAAGCCTTGGGCTTGAGTTGGGACGAGAGAAATCAATCAGTAGCTAAGCAGCGTGCTTTGCTCTGTGGGGCAAAGTCTGCAAATTTTGAAGTGTTGGATGTTCGCAAACTCGATCGCCGACAAGACCTGATTGCACAGTTTGATCTTGCCATCTCTTTGGAGGTGATTGAACACATTCTTGACGATCGCAAACTCATGAGAGATATTGCTAACTGTTTGAAACCAGGTGGTCGTCTTCTGCTCACAACTCCCAATTATGACTATAAACCAATCACTGCAATGGATAAGGGGCCGTTTCCTACTGTAGAAACAGGATGGCACGTTAGAAAAGGATATACTGAAGCAAGTTTAATAAATTTATGCAAAGAAGCTGGTTTTGTCGTGGATTCTATTTCTTTTTGCAGCGGATTTTTTAGTCAAAAAACTACATTCTTTTTTCGCTTTTTTTCCAAGATTCATCCCTTGTTGGGATGGAGTTTCATCCTTCCTCTGCGTGGTTTGCCCCCTCTAGTAGATCCTGTAGTGACGAAGCTCCTTCATTGGCCAGAATTTTCTATTTGCCTAGAAGCTCATAAGCCTAATGAGACGGAGGCTTGA
- a CDS encoding sulfotransferase domain-containing protein: MGIRSNLAKFPLPLNVSEFKATSLGARVLANSFFKSGTHLLTRVLDLLPLIVPRWSYHIAVSESQIPYQDLGRIRNGQYSTAHLYWHPELVEILDTHNIRTLFIIRDPRDIAVSYSYYITHMLRSHPLSPYFNSLTSDAERLMATIVGVDKNLAPDGNRWKSIGEHAIAYAPWLDESTCLTVRFEDLVGSAGGGNDEKQVETVRAIISHLGIELSNNQIHEIASKAFFKKANTFRKGQIGDWKNHFLEEHKRAFKEVAGEAIIKYGYADGYDW, encoded by the coding sequence ATGGGAATTCGATCTAATTTGGCAAAGTTTCCACTTCCTCTCAATGTCTCTGAGTTCAAAGCAACTAGTCTCGGAGCAAGAGTTCTGGCTAACAGTTTTTTTAAGTCGGGGACTCACCTACTCACCCGAGTTTTAGATTTATTGCCCCTGATTGTTCCTCGTTGGAGCTATCACATTGCTGTTTCCGAATCGCAGATACCTTACCAGGATCTAGGCAGAATTCGCAATGGTCAATATAGTACTGCACACTTATACTGGCATCCGGAACTGGTTGAAATTTTAGATACTCACAACATCCGTACCTTATTTATCATCCGCGATCCAAGAGATATCGCTGTTTCCTACAGCTATTACATTACCCATATGCTGCGGAGTCATCCTTTATCTCCCTACTTCAATTCGTTAACTTCGGATGCTGAGCGACTCATGGCTACCATTGTTGGAGTAGATAAGAACCTAGCTCCAGATGGAAACCGATGGAAATCTATAGGTGAGCATGCCATAGCCTATGCACCCTGGTTAGATGAATCAACCTGCCTCACCGTTCGTTTTGAGGATTTAGTTGGAAGTGCTGGCGGCGGTAACGATGAAAAGCAGGTGGAGACAGTCCGCGCAATCATCTCTCACTTGGGTATTGAGCTTTCAAACAATCAAATTCATGAGATAGCAAGTAAGGCTTTCTTCAAGAAGGCTAATACATTTCGCAAAGGGCAAATTGGTGACTGGAAAAATCATTTTTTAGAGGAACACAAACGTGCATTCAAAGAGGTTGCAGGAGAAGCAATTATCAAGTATGGGTATGCCGATGGGTATGATTGGTGA
- a CDS encoding acyltransferase has translation MSFRIVAGSILSYIYNHLIGNFPLRKIRMAYLKAYLPEVGAGTSVQMGCRFLNGRKVHLGDRNVINFGCLFDGRHYEIRTGSDVSIGPEATILTLGHDPQSPEFSDKGGDVIIGDRVWIAYRAVVLPGVTIGEGAVVGAGSVVTKDVEPYSIVAGVPAKVIGRRNSKLIYTLNYSPFLL, from the coding sequence ATGAGTTTTAGGATCGTTGCTGGCAGTATTCTGAGTTATATCTACAATCACCTGATTGGAAACTTCCCATTGCGCAAAATCCGCATGGCCTATCTCAAAGCGTACTTGCCAGAAGTGGGTGCGGGAACATCTGTGCAAATGGGATGTCGATTTCTGAATGGGAGAAAAGTGCATCTAGGCGATCGCAATGTAATTAATTTCGGTTGTTTGTTTGATGGTCGCCATTACGAGATTCGCACAGGTTCTGATGTCTCCATTGGTCCAGAAGCGACAATTTTAACACTGGGACACGATCCCCAGTCACCGGAATTTAGTGATAAAGGTGGAGATGTAATTATTGGCGATCGCGTTTGGATTGCTTACCGAGCGGTTGTACTACCAGGAGTCACGATTGGTGAGGGTGCGGTAGTGGGTGCAGGTTCTGTAGTCACGAAAGATGTAGAACCTTACAGCATCGTGGCGGGAGTGCCTGCAAAAGTGATTGGCAGGCGAAATTCAAAACTAATTTACACCCTAAATTATTCCCCTTTTTTATTATGA
- a CDS encoding class I SAM-dependent methyltransferase has translation MEARTLAEIILKHNCQRSFETRVANGISTLAITQEIASNNGHHYGIDPCQFTDHQGVALTVLQEYDLLSRFTLLEGPTHLEAPKLLSKNEKFDFAFIDGMYTFGYKFIDFFYADQIIKVGGFLVFHDFLLPSVKKIYKFINKQYKDKYQLIMTPELQPSLYRKAKYMAAAFIKGKPYWYDWPNNFCNLLVLQKTSDTECSWNYFENF, from the coding sequence ATGGAAGCTCGGACTTTAGCCGAAATTATTTTGAAGCATAATTGCCAAAGGAGTTTTGAGACTCGAGTTGCCAATGGCATTAGCACCTTGGCTATTACACAAGAGATCGCATCAAATAATGGTCATCACTATGGAATTGACCCTTGCCAATTTACAGATCATCAAGGTGTGGCGTTAACGGTTTTGCAAGAATATGACTTATTGTCCCGATTTACTTTGTTGGAAGGACCAACACACCTAGAAGCTCCAAAACTATTGAGCAAAAATGAAAAATTTGACTTTGCTTTTATTGATGGAATGTATACTTTTGGCTATAAATTTATCGATTTTTTCTATGCGGATCAAATAATTAAAGTAGGTGGATTCTTGGTTTTCCACGATTTTTTATTGCCTTCTGTGAAGAAAATATATAAGTTTATAAACAAACAATATAAAGATAAATATCAATTGATTATGACTCCAGAATTACAGCCTAGTCTATATCGCAAAGCAAAATATATGGCAGCAGCCTTCATCAAGGGTAAGCCCTATTGGTATGATTGGCCTAATAATTTTTGTAATTTACTAGTTTTGCAAAAAACTTCTGATACAGAATGTTCTTGGAACTATTTTGAGAATTTTTAA
- a CDS encoding glycosyltransferase family 4 protein translates to MKLLYYSPASYGGIADYAHEQANALAELGINVTFLCTPKYPTDRTKKYQIVPILEDIKPDKPLPNKLFKAAHYISITLANYAKLANFVEEKNFQHVLLSYVEYLAPLWSGRLRQLAKKEVVFGAIVHDPVRNFVVGPCWWHRWSIACAYSFLREAFVHEAIELDTVQPIPQLRTTVIPHGTHQFPSASKSREEMRIQLNLPLDAKVMLAFGHIRDNKNLDLVIQAMVNFQDLYLIVAGKEQSLGQKPAAFYQNLAKTLGVADRCRWEVRFIPDTEIANLFEAADITLITYSKTFHSASGVLNTAAGYRKPCLASAGESSLRSVVQKYELGIWVEPDDLDSIVNGIRRWSENLPSPQWERYFEENSWALNAKLVSHCLAGI, encoded by the coding sequence ATGAAACTTCTCTACTATTCACCAGCTAGTTATGGTGGGATTGCCGATTATGCCCACGAACAGGCGAATGCCTTGGCAGAACTCGGAATAAATGTTACTTTTCTTTGCACTCCAAAATATCCAACTGACAGGACAAAAAAGTATCAGATTGTGCCAATTCTGGAAGACATAAAGCCGGATAAGCCATTACCGAATAAACTATTCAAAGCAGCACATTATATCTCTATTACACTGGCAAATTATGCTAAATTGGCAAATTTTGTTGAGGAAAAGAATTTTCAGCACGTTTTACTCAGTTATGTGGAGTATCTAGCACCTCTGTGGTCTGGTCGCTTGAGGCAGCTTGCCAAGAAAGAGGTGGTCTTTGGTGCAATCGTGCATGACCCGGTTCGCAATTTTGTAGTTGGCCCTTGCTGGTGGCATCGCTGGTCAATCGCGTGTGCTTATTCCTTCTTACGCGAAGCCTTTGTCCATGAAGCTATCGAACTGGATACTGTGCAACCTATACCTCAACTCCGAACTACAGTGATTCCCCATGGAACGCATCAGTTTCCTAGTGCTAGTAAATCAAGGGAAGAAATGCGAATCCAGCTTAATCTGCCCCTTGATGCTAAAGTAATGCTTGCGTTTGGACATATTCGCGATAATAAGAATCTTGACCTTGTCATTCAAGCCATGGTTAACTTTCAGGATTTATACCTGATTGTTGCAGGAAAAGAACAATCATTAGGTCAGAAACCAGCCGCTTTTTATCAGAATTTAGCCAAAACTTTAGGCGTTGCAGATCGCTGTCGGTGGGAAGTTCGATTTATTCCAGATACAGAAATTGCCAATTTGTTTGAAGCTGCCGATATTACACTCATAACCTACAGCAAAACGTTTCACTCTGCCAGCGGTGTTTTGAATACAGCAGCTGGTTACCGTAAACCTTGCCTTGCCTCAGCTGGTGAAAGCTCTCTGCGCTCTGTTGTCCAAAAGTATGAACTTGGAATTTGGGTTGAACCGGATGATCTAGATTCTATTGTGAATGGAATTAGAAGGTGGTCAGAAAATCTCCCCAGTCCTCAATGGGAGAGGTATTTTGAGGAAAACTCCTGGGCACTGAATGCAAAGTTGGTAAGCCATTGTTTAGCAGGAATTTGA
- a CDS encoding glycosyltransferase, translated as MSPAKLTVSLVTTVLNDRQGCAAFFTQMEAQTHLPDEIVIVDGGSTDGSWEFLQNYQPNQPYSLRVIQDVGCNVARGRNLAIAHAKHDIIVSTDIGCYWEPQWLEELARPLLEDRQLKAVMGSWQVRWEDLKSDWAKVEYALHDGPKLIANPKSHASSRAIAYRKSLWEKIGGYPEDLTLAGDDMVFALLLHQITDRVGCTPIPRCYWERPVTLKALCKEARRNFRGAAEAGIWLKHGLLVGGRLFLELLLLLTGLVWLLFASPIWIGLLFLSGFFISAGLRVIRLFPAIKRLNSCGYSDGWFQILVLEYLIKFWSIVGYWERFLYGFRHCRECRKRLRSLKIQIG; from the coding sequence ATGTCGCCAGCTAAACTGACGGTTTCCCTAGTTACTACGGTATTGAACGATCGGCAAGGATGCGCGGCTTTCTTTACTCAGATGGAAGCCCAGACCCATCTGCCTGATGAAATTGTCATTGTCGATGGTGGTTCAACAGATGGCTCTTGGGAGTTTCTCCAGAACTACCAACCGAATCAACCTTACTCACTGCGGGTTATTCAGGATGTGGGCTGTAATGTAGCACGGGGTCGTAATTTAGCGATCGCCCACGCCAAACACGACATTATTGTTTCTACAGACATCGGTTGCTATTGGGAACCCCAGTGGTTGGAAGAACTAGCCAGACCTCTGTTAGAGGATAGGCAACTGAAAGCCGTGATGGGGAGTTGGCAAGTTCGTTGGGAAGACTTGAAGAGTGATTGGGCAAAGGTTGAGTATGCCTTGCACGATGGCCCGAAATTAATTGCTAATCCAAAGTCTCACGCTTCCTCACGAGCGATCGCCTATCGCAAATCCTTGTGGGAAAAAATTGGTGGGTATCCAGAAGATTTAACGTTAGCAGGCGATGACATGGTATTCGCCCTGCTACTACATCAGATCACTGACCGTGTTGGTTGTACTCCCATCCCTCGTTGTTATTGGGAGCGTCCTGTGACTCTGAAAGCTCTTTGCAAAGAAGCCCGCCGCAACTTTCGCGGTGCTGCTGAGGCAGGAATTTGGTTAAAGCACGGACTTCTAGTGGGGGGAAGGCTATTCCTAGAACTTTTACTCCTGCTTACTGGTTTAGTCTGGCTACTTTTTGCCTCACCGATTTGGATAGGTTTACTGTTTCTGAGCGGATTTTTTATCAGTGCAGGTTTACGAGTCATTCGATTATTTCCAGCTATTAAGCGCTTGAACTCCTGCGGTTATTCAGATGGATGGTTCCAGATTTTAGTGCTTGAATACTTGATTAAGTTTTGGAGCATAGTTGGGTATTGGGAGAGATTTTTGTACGGATTTAGGCACTGCCGGGAATGCCGAAAACGGCTGCGTAGCTTAAAAATCCAGATAGGTTGA
- a CDS encoding glycosyltransferase family 2 protein, producing MPTVSVITPLYNKAAYIADTIQSILSQTYSDWEMLVVDNGSTDGSWEKAQQIQDSRIRLLHSPKRGPGTARNYGLINSQGEWIQFLDADDLLEPDHLEQQIKVARQNPKADIIVGYWQEFTEQNPAQRFLKNPSGLGKSPQALRDSAIAFAPWAVHAALIRRSALTEEYFWSEELDSFLSEDTAFWFCLLTKCSVAFSNNRGALYRKQTPLCRDDYHNPAKWLEGMKAVTSYNVNFLKSRGERPSARQCEMLMRCFLSAARIARSRRDFSTEREAFARAEKWFSECAKLGGINTLSLRLRGILGLRLSQRLISLHSSLGNISASR from the coding sequence ATGCCAACAGTTTCTGTCATTACTCCGCTTTATAACAAGGCTGCATATATTGCAGACACGATTCAGTCGATACTTTCCCAGACCTACTCGGACTGGGAAATGCTAGTAGTGGATAATGGCTCTACAGACGGCAGCTGGGAAAAAGCTCAGCAAATTCAGGATTCGCGCATTCGTCTCTTGCATTCCCCTAAGCGCGGACCAGGAACAGCCCGTAATTACGGATTAATTAATAGCCAGGGTGAATGGATTCAATTCTTGGATGCTGATGATTTACTCGAACCCGATCATTTAGAACAACAAATTAAAGTGGCTCGACAAAACCCGAAAGCAGACATTATCGTTGGTTATTGGCAGGAATTTACTGAACAAAATCCCGCACAACGCTTTCTAAAAAATCCCTCAGGTCTTGGCAAGTCACCGCAAGCTTTGCGAGACTCGGCGATCGCCTTTGCTCCTTGGGCAGTTCATGCCGCACTGATTAGGCGTTCCGCTTTAACGGAAGAATATTTTTGGTCTGAAGAACTTGATTCGTTTCTTAGCGAAGATACTGCCTTCTGGTTTTGTCTGTTGACTAAGTGTTCGGTCGCCTTCTCTAATAATCGTGGCGCTCTTTATCGAAAGCAAACTCCCCTTTGTCGCGACGACTACCATAATCCAGCTAAATGGCTAGAGGGGATGAAGGCAGTCACTTCCTACAATGTCAATTTTCTTAAGTCTCGTGGCGAACGACCCTCTGCAAGACAGTGTGAGATGTTGATGCGTTGTTTTCTTTCTGCTGCTCGTATCGCTCGCAGCAGAAGGGACTTCTCTACCGAACGGGAAGCGTTTGCTCGTGCAGAGAAATGGTTTAGCGAATGTGCAAAGCTTGGCGGTATCAATACTCTCTCTTTGCGTCTCCGAGGGATTCTTGGTCTTCGTTTAAGTCAACGCCTTATCTCTCTTCACTCTAGTCTCGGAAATATATCTGCCTCACGCTAA
- a CDS encoding class I SAM-dependent methyltransferase, translated as MLPKTISISIDQFLLATFNKLPVRLAKRVLWLLHSNPTLGDKWGYYIRQFHYYEPLPDFSVITRKHVIQKRLLTCIDWNIEYQIDLAKRLIAYSGEIKQITEKKFKSLQFDFLNEVFFELDAAVYYSILRELKPSKVIEVGCGYSTQIAALAIAMNQQEGKAGKIICIEPYPQPRLTEPNLDVELISEKVEDIDLSFFAQLGAGDILFIDSTHTVKFGSDVCREILEILPAIPSGVWIHFHDIFSPYDYPAKWLIEERRAWNEQYMLEAFLAYNHSFEVVLANHLLSVDYPEEAAKIWPGVSKWKDPYHHCGSLWLRKK; from the coding sequence ATGTTACCTAAAACAATTAGTATTTCTATAGATCAATTCTTGCTAGCTACTTTTAATAAATTGCCGGTGCGCTTAGCGAAGAGAGTTCTTTGGTTACTACATAGTAACCCAACACTAGGAGACAAGTGGGGTTACTACATTCGTCAATTCCACTATTACGAACCATTGCCTGACTTTTCTGTTATCACTCGCAAACATGTTATTCAAAAACGATTATTAACTTGTATAGATTGGAATATAGAATATCAAATAGATCTAGCTAAAAGATTGATTGCTTATAGCGGAGAAATCAAACAAATAACTGAGAAAAAATTTAAAAGTTTACAGTTCGATTTTTTGAATGAAGTTTTTTTTGAATTAGATGCTGCCGTTTACTACTCGATTCTTAGAGAACTAAAACCATCGAAGGTAATAGAAGTCGGCTGTGGATATTCGACTCAGATCGCTGCTTTGGCGATCGCCATGAATCAGCAAGAAGGAAAAGCTGGCAAAATTATCTGTATCGAACCCTATCCTCAGCCAAGGTTAACAGAACCAAACCTTGATGTGGAACTAATCTCTGAAAAAGTTGAAGATATTGATTTGAGTTTTTTCGCACAGTTAGGTGCTGGTGACATTCTTTTCATTGATTCGACCCACACCGTCAAATTTGGCAGTGATGTATGTCGCGAAATTCTGGAAATTTTGCCAGCTATACCTAGTGGCGTTTGGATTCACTTTCATGACATATTTTCCCCCTACGACTATCCAGCGAAATGGCTCATTGAGGAGCGTAGGGCATGGAATGAGCAATATATGCTGGAGGCGTTTCTGGCCTACAATCACAGCTTCGAGGTCGTCTTAGCCAATCATTTGCTGTCGGTAGACTATCCGGAGGAAGCCGCTAAAATTTGGCCTGGAGTAAGCAAGTGGAAAGACCCCTATCACCATTGTGGCAGTCTGTGGCTCCGCAAAAAGTAG